The Equus asinus isolate D_3611 breed Donkey chromosome 4, EquAss-T2T_v2, whole genome shotgun sequence genome has a segment encoding these proteins:
- the CDPF1 gene encoding cysteine-rich DPF motif domain-containing protein 1, whose product MACETECRPLGVFTCQLCALTAPYSYVGQKPPDTQSVVLLEESYVMKDPFTSDKDRFLILGSRCSLCSRLVCVGPECSLFYSKRFCLPCVQENIDAFPQEIRQDLEKRKVPSKRPASQPSSRT is encoded by the exons ATGGCGTGTGAGACAGAGTGCCGTCCCTTGGGTGTGTTTACGTGCCAGCTCTGTGCCTTGACAGCTCCATACAGCTATGTGGGGCAGAAGCCCCCTGACACCCAGTCTGTCGT CCTCCTGGAGGAGAGCTACGTCATGAAGGACCCCTTCACCTCGGACAAAGACAGATTCCTGATCCTCGGCTCGAGATGCAGTTTATGCAGCAGGCTGGTGTGTGTGGGCCCG GAATGCAGTTTATTCTATTCCAAGAGATTTTGCCTCCCCTGTGTCCAGGAGAACATTGATGCTTTCCCTCAGGAAATTCGGCAAGacttggagaaaaggaaagttcCATCAAAGAGGCCTGCCAGCCAGCCCAGTTCTCGGACGTGA